The following coding sequences are from one Diospyros lotus cultivar Yz01 chromosome 7, ASM1463336v1, whole genome shotgun sequence window:
- the LOC127806275 gene encoding glucosamine inositolphosphorylceramide transferase 1-like gives MGGGGMWRWRYDHCAVSSAFGFFLAAFLVLGSVVSFYAWLIFPPHVRPTLSPLGCQDDGEGSWSIGVFFGDSPFSLKPIETANVWRDESSAWPVANPVVTCSSASDAGFPSNFVADPFLYVQGDTLYLFYETKNSITMQGDIGVARSIDKGASWQQLGIALDEDWHLSYPYVFDYNGQVYMMPEGSAKGDLRLYRAVEFPLKWTLEKIIIKKPLVDSFIINHDGKYWLFGSDHSGIGTKKNGQLEIWHSSSPLGPWKAHKKNPIYNTHKSMGARNGGRPFVHNGNLYRVGQDCGETYGRRVRLFKVEILTKDEYREVEVPLGFREPNKGRNAWNGARYHHLDVQQLNSGEWIGVMDGDRVPSGDNVRRLILGSASLIAVAALVLLIGMLLGAVKCIVPLSWCRHNMGKRSDALLAWERSNLFSSKLRQFCSRLNKTCSLLRCRMKQNTCVGKLVLTFLFAIGVALMCSGVRYIYGGNGAQEPYPWNGQYSQFTMVTMTYDARLWNLKMYIKHYSRCSSVREIVVVWNKGKPPEADEFDSAVPVRIRVEKQNSLNNRFKVDHMIKTRAVLELDDDIMMTCDDIERGFRVWREHPDRIVGFYPRLIDGRTLKYRGEKHARTHEGYNMILTGAAFIDSQWAFEKYWSEEAKAGREVVDKYFNCEDVLMNYLYANGSSSSGTGTGTGTVVDYVKPAWAIDTSKFSGVAISRNTQEHYRIRSNCLMTFAQMYGSLISRKSGFDSRKDGWDV, from the exons ATGGGCGGCGGCGGGATGTGGCGGTGGCGGTACGACCATTGTGCGGTGTCGTCGGCGTTTGGGTTCTTCCTGGCAGCCTTTCTCGTGCTGGGGTCGGTCGTCAGCTTCTACGCTTGGTTAATCTTCCCCCCTCACGTCCGTCCGACTCTCTCGCCGCTCGGCTGTCAAGACGACGGCGAGGGTTCCTGGTCGATCGGCGTGTTTTTCGGCGACTCGCCCTTTTCTTTGAAACCTATTGAAACT GCGAACGTATGGAGAGATGAGAGTTCGGCCTGGCCGGTGGCCAACCCGGTGGTGACCTGTTCTTCAGCTTCAGATGCTGGGTTCCCTAGTAATTTTGTTGCCGATCCTTTCCTTTATGTGCag GGAGATACCCTTTACCTATTTTATGAAACCAAAAACTCAATCACAATGCAAGGAGACATTGGAGTTGCAAGAAGTATTGATAAGGGAGCATCGTGGCAACAGTTGGGCATTGCTTTAGATGAAGACTGGCATCTCTCATATCCATACGTCTTTGACTACAATGGGCAA GTATACATGATGCCGGAGGGCAGCGCAAAAGGCGATCTCCGTCTGTACCGAGCAGTGGAATTTCCTTTGAAATGGACATTGGAGAAGATCATCATAAAAAAGCCCCTGGTCGATTCATTTATCATAAATCATGATGGAAAGTACTGGCTTTTTGGTTCAGATCACAGTGGTATTGGCACCAAAAAGAATGGACAGCTCGAAATCTGGCACAGTAGCTCACCTCTTGGTCCTTGGAAAGCACATAAGAAAAACCCTATTTATAACACACATAAGAGCATGGGGGCTCGCAACGGGGGCAGACCATTTGTGCACAATGGGAACCTCTATCGCGTTGGTCAAGACTGTGGTGAGACATATGGACGTCGAGTGCGTCTCTTCAAAGTGGAAATCTTGACCAAAGACGAGTACAGAGAAGTGGAAGTGCCACTAGGCTTTAGAGAGCCAAATAAGGGTAGGAATGCATGGAATGGTGCTCGGTACCATCACCTTGATGTGCAGCAGCTAAACTCAGGGGAGTGGATAGGTGTTATGGATGGGGACAGAGTTCCCTCTGGAGATAATGTTCGTCGGCTTATCCTGGGCTCTGCTTCACTTATAGCCGTTGCGGCACTTGTTCTACTAATAGGTATGCTACTTGGTGCCGTGAAGTGCATTGTCCCCTTGAGTTGGTGCCGCCACAATATGGGAAAGAGAAGTGATGCCTTATTGGCTTGGGAGAGATCTAACTTATTTTCTTCCAAACTACGACAATTCTGTAGTCGCTTGAACAAAACATGTTCTCTCCTACGGTGCAGGATGAAACAAAATACGTGTGTTGGGAAGTTGGTTCTCACTTTCTTATTTGCTATTGGAGTGGCACTGATGTGTTCCGGGGTGAGATATATCTATGGAGGCAATGGAGCGCAAGAACCATATCCATGGAATGGCCAATATTCCCAATTCACAATGGTAACAATGACATATGATGCCCGGCTCTGGAATCTGAAAATGTATATCAAGCATTATTCAAGGTGTTCTTCGGTGCGCGAGATTGTTGTTGTATGGAACAAAGGAAAACCTCCAGAAGCGGATGAGTTTGATTCAGCAGTACCGGTGAGAATCAGGGTAGAGAAGCAGAACTCGCTGAACAATCGATTCAAGGTGGATCACATGATCAAAACCCGGGCAGTTCTGGAGCTGGATGACGATATCATGATGACTTGTGATGATATTGAACGAGGCTTTAGGGTGTGGCGCGAGCACCCTGACCGGATTGTGGGGTTCTACCCCCGGCTAATCGATGGGAGGACGCTCAAGTACAGAGGGGAGAAACATGCCCGGACTCACGAAGGGTACAATATGATTCTGACAGGGGCGGCTTTCATTGACAGCCAGTGGGCTTTCGAGAAGTACTGGAGCGAAGAAGCCAAGGCCGGGAGGGAAGTGGTGGATAAGTACTTCAACTGCGAGGATGTGCTAATGAACTACTTGTATGCCAATGGAAGCTCTTCATCCGGGACAGGGACAGGGACAGGGACGGTGGTGGATTATGTGAAACCGGCATGGGCCATCGATACATCAAAGTTTTCGGGCGTTGCTATTAGCCGGAACACGCAAGAGCATTACAGGATCAGGAGCAATTGCTTGATGACGTTTGCACAAATGTACGGCAGTCTGATAAGCCGGAAGTCGGGATTCGACAGCCGGAAGGACGGTTGGGATGTGTAG